A stretch of Caenorhabditis elegans chromosome IV DNA encodes these proteins:
- the icap-1 gene encoding Integrin Cytoplasmic domain-Associated Protein homolog (Confirmed by transcript evidence;~Product from WormBase gene class icap): MTDPKISALYVAVQEINSLIQNGTSCSRSLEEKIVEHLENSQLLGKLPKNNGDSHEEVYMEVTKHGLRISSRRTRLVKLRIPLIELILLTTYADGFGRTNIVFVEKSTTTRYQLHLLQATDDASSNILCNLVKNAFIEAEEASALIEVIEPPSPSIA; encoded by the exons atgacagacccgaaaatttcagcattaTACGTGGCAGTTCAAGAG ataaatTCTCTAATTCAAAATGGAACGTCTTGCAGTCGATCTCTcgaggaaaaaattgttgagcaCTTGGAAAATAGCCAACTTTTAGGGAAATTACCGAAAAACAACGGGGATTCTCATGAGGAG gTTTACATGGAGGTCACCAAGCACGGACTTCGGATTTCTTCGAGAAGAACACGATTAGTGAAACTGAGGATTCCACTGATCGAGCTGATACTTTTGACGACGTATGCCGATGGATTTGGAAG AACCAACATAGTCTTCGTCGAAAAAAGCACAACTACACGATACCAACTCCATCTTCTTCAGGCCACTGACGACGCTTCTTCTAATATTTTGTGTAATTTAGTGAAG aacgCTTTCATCGAAGCCGAGGAAGCCAGTGCTCTCATCGAAGTAATTGAGCCGCCATCTCCGTCGAttgcttaa
- the icap-1 gene encoding Integrin Cytoplasmic domain-Associated Protein homolog (Confirmed by transcript evidence;~Product from WormBase gene class icap), which produces MEVTKHGLRISSRRTRLVKLRIPLIELILLTTYADGFGRTNIVFVEKSTTTRYQLHLLQATDDASSNILCNLVKNAFIEAEEASALIEVIEPPSPSIA; this is translated from the exons ATGGAGGTCACCAAGCACGGACTTCGGATTTCTTCGAGAAGAACACGATTAGTGAAACTGAGGATTCCACTGATCGAGCTGATACTTTTGACGACGTATGCCGATGGATTTGGAAG AACCAACATAGTCTTCGTCGAAAAAAGCACAACTACACGATACCAACTCCATCTTCTTCAGGCCACTGACGACGCTTCTTCTAATATTTTGTGTAATTTAGTGAAG aacgCTTTCATCGAAGCCGAGGAAGCCAGTGCTCTCATCGAAGTAATTGAGCCGCCATCTCCGTCGAttgcttaa
- the sas-6 gene encoding Spindle assembly abnormal protein 6 (Confirmed by transcript evidence), whose translation MTSKIALFDQTLIASLLQPLSLNQPDFKAYKTKVKLKISEQRNETSGEKELKFEISRSDDFEFLFSETLNNEKYQILARDHDLTVDFDAFPKVIIQHLLCKNIVKNLEEDGEVDARKKAGYHSIADPGKPTEINIILDAEKNFCSFELFSKTPISKGKIFSIKLHAVRGDHLISHLLKICSSQAVKLSTFYKSADELASLRQKCGDLEKQVEKLSGVKEEFEEMSEKFKELEDEVELVKEERENIRLLVEDKEDEVADLKQDTESLQKQLEENQEELEIVGNMLREEQGKVDQLQKRNVAHQKEIGKLRAELGTAQRNLEKADQLLKRNSQQQNQQSLDMRKLGELEADLKEKDSMVESLTETIGILRKELENEKLKAAENMDSFEKLSMENENLKEKIAHYRAQRFSPAPSGLPGLQTGLTNRLTPSFKPVLGPHTPYGANLNSRTPFRDNTTLNFQNSTIATPHAFRFNSQLIADETTGSSVTNTPPAQR comes from the exons ATGACTAGCAAAATTGCATTATTCGATCAAACACTCATCGCCTCACTTCTACAGCCGTTGAGCCTAAATCAACCGGATTTTAA GGCATACAAAACAAAAGTTAAGCTGAAAATATCAGAGCAAAGGAACGAAACCAGTGGAGAAAAGGagctaaaattcgaaatcagcCGCTCCgatgattttgaatttctattcTCGGAAACGTTGAACAACGAGAAATATCAGATTTTGGCTCGAGATCACGATTTAACAGTGGATTTCGATGCTTTTCCGAAAGTTATCATTCAACACTTGTTATgtaaaaatattgtgaaaaatttggaagaagatGGGGAGGTTGATGCACGGAAAAAAGCAGGTTATCATAGTATTGCTGATCCAGGAAAGCCGACGGAAATCAATATTATTTTGGATGCCGAGAAGAATTTTTGCTC ATTTGAGCTATTCTCGAAGACTCCTATTTCGAAAGGAAAAATCTTTTCCATCAAGCTTCACGCAGTCCGCGGAGATCATTTAATTTCacatcttctgaaaatttgttccaGTCAAGCAGTGAAACTCTCCACTTTTTATAAATCTGCAGATGAGCTAGCAAGCCTACGGCAGAAATGTGGAGATTTGGAAAAACAAGTTGAAAAACTGTCTGGTGTGAAGGAGGAATTCGAAGAAATGTCAGAAAAGTTTAAAGAGCTGGAAGATGAGGTGGAGCTGGTGAAAGAGGAAAGAGAGAATATTCGATTATTAGTTGAGGATAAAGAAGATGAAGTGGCTGATTTGAAACAAGACACGGAGTCGCTGCAAAAGCAATTGGAAGAAAATCAGGAGGAGCTGGAGATTGTTGGAAATATGTTGAGAGAAGAACAAGGAAAAGTGGATCAGCTTCAGAAACGAAATGTGGCTCATCAGAAAGAAATTGGGAAGCTTCGAGCAGAACTTGGCACGGCTCAACGGAACCTGGAGAAGGCCGATCAGCTGTTGAAGCGAAACTCCCAACAACAGAATCAACAAAGTCTGGATATGAGAAAACTAGGAGAGCTGGAAGCTGATTTGAAGGAAAAAGATTCGATGGTTGAGAGTCTCACTGAAACTATTGGAATCTTGAGGAAGGAGCTGGAGAACGAGAAATTAAAGGCCGCCGAGAATATGGATAGTTTTGAGAAGCTGAGCATGGAGAATGAGAatcttaaagaaaaaattgcccATTACCGAGCCCAACGGTTTAGTCCAGCTCCTTCTGGGCTTCCCGGGCTTCAGACCGGACTAACAAATAGGCTTACACCATCATTCAAGCCTGTTCTTGGACCCCACACTCCATATGGAGCTAATTTGAACTCG cgCACCCCATTCCGTGACAATACAACtcttaatttccaaaattcgacAATTGCAACTCCTCATGCTTTTCGTTTCAACAGTCAACTAATCGCCGACGAGACTACTGGTTCAAGTGTGACGAACACCCCACCCGCTCAAcgataa